In Arachis stenosperma cultivar V10309 chromosome 1, arast.V10309.gnm1.PFL2, whole genome shotgun sequence, one DNA window encodes the following:
- the LOC130935090 gene encoding PLASMODESMATA CALLOSE-BINDING PROTEIN 3-like codes for MAAYLIALLLFAFTSSSSGGGLWCVCKDGSDAMLQKTLDYACGAGADCNPLHQGGPCFQPNTVRAHCNYAVNSYFQKKGQAQGACEFAGTATTVTSDPSASGCMYPSTASAAGTSSTPMTNTPSMGTSTGTNPSSGTTSTGTGTGTGTTPYSTSPVLGGIGSGGMGPSGSGMNDESHGGVKLVNNYLLSAFSVALFSAFFMVW; via the exons ATGGCTGCTTATCTTATTGCTCTGCTTCTCTTCGCCTTCACTTCCTCTTCAA GCGGTGGGGGTTTGTGGTGCGTATGCAAGGACGGAAGCGACGCGATGCTACAGAAAACGTTGGACTACGCGTGCGGTGCAGGTGCAGACTGTAACCCACTGCACCAGGGCGGTCCCTGTTTCCAACCTAATACCGTTAGGGCTCATTGCAACTACGCCGTTAACAGTTACTTCCAGAAGAAGGGCCAAGCTCAAGGCGCTTGTGAGTTTGCCGGAACAGCCACCACCGTTACATCTGACCCCA GCGCTAGTGGTTGTATGTACCCTTCAACCGCCAG TGCTGCAGGCACTAGTTCAACACCTATGACAAACACACCATCAATGGGCACTTCCACTGGAACAAACCCATCAAGTGGCACCACCAGCACGGGCACTGGGACGGGCACTGGCACCACTCCATACAGTACAAGCCCTGTACTAGGAGGGATTGGCAGTGGCGGCATGGGGCCTTCCGGATCCGGCATGAATGACGAGAGCCATGGTGGGGTTAAACTTGTTAACAATTATTTGCTCTCTGCATTCTCAGTAGCTCTCTTTTCTGCATTCTTTATGGTTTGGTGA